Proteins found in one Camelus bactrianus isolate YW-2024 breed Bactrian camel chromosome X, ASM4877302v1, whole genome shotgun sequence genomic segment:
- the LOC105064201 gene encoding olfactory receptor 10V1-like, translating to MAPLQKNHTLSSDFIILGFGDLAELQIFFFGLFLIMHLVTLAGHTTIVLITCTNSSLQTPMYFFLCNLSAIEICYILVIVPNMLANFLSWSQRMPFLGCALQMHLFIALGGAECFLLAAMAYDRFVAICRPLRYPLTVTRALCLQMLALACVSGFALSLALTTLIFLLPFCQSHEINHFFCDIPAVLFLACSDTRANEIAIFLVCTLILLSPFFLILLSYGFIIVAVLRIHSAEGRSKAFSTCAGHLLVSLLHYGCAIFIYIRPKSCYSPDQDKIVSLIYTNVTPVLYPVIYSLRNKEVKGALKRLLESHN from the coding sequence ATGGCCCCACTGCAGAAAAACCACACCTTGAGCTCTGACTTTATCATCTTGGGCTTTGGGGACCTGGCTGAACTACAAATCTTCTTTTTCGGACTCTTTCTGATCATGCATCTTGTCACCTTAGCCGGGCACACCACCATCGTGCTCATCACCTGCACTAACTCCTCCCTTCAGACccccatgtatttcttcctctgcaaCCTGTCTGCCATTGAAATTTGCTATATATTGGTCATCGTCCCCAACATGCTGGCCAACTTCCTGTCCTGGAGCCAGCGGATGCCCTTCCTGGGCTGTGCCTTGCAGATGCATCTCTTCATCGCCCTGGGCGGTGCAGAGTGTTTCCTCCTGGCCGCGATGGCCTACGACCGCTTTGTGGCCATCTGCAGGCCTCTGCGCTACCCGCTCACGGTCACCAGGGCCCTCTGTCTGCAGATGCTGGCCCTGGCATGCGTCAGTGGCTTTGCACTGTCCCTCGCCCTGACTACACTGATATTCCTCCTCCCCTTTTGTCAGTCCCATGAGATCAATCATTTCTTTTGTGACATTCCTGCGGTGCTTTTTCTGGCCTGCTCGGACACCCGAGCCAACGAGATTGCCATCTTCCTGGTCTGCACGCTCATCCTGTTGAGTCCCTTCTTCCTGATCCTGCTCTCCTACGGCTTCATCATTGTTGCTGTCCTCAGAATCCACTCAGCCGAAGGCAGGAGCAAAGCCTTCTCCACCTGTGCCGGGCACCTGCTGGTCTCTCTTCTGCACTACGGCTGCGCGATATTCATCTACATTCGCCCCAAGTCATGCTACAGCCCGGACCAGGACAAAATCGTCTCCTTGATCTACACCAATGTCACTCCCGTGCTCTACCCTGTGATCTATAGTCTGAGGAACAAGGAAGTCAAGGGTGCCCTCAAGAGACTCCTCGAGAGCCACAACTGA
- the LOC123615024 gene encoding uncharacterized protein LOC123615024, whose product MQAADLGGGGVAGGAEGQGGPDVPGGQEGPGGGGAGEAGAAAGGAPPVERAPHAPGPGGDALRGLGGHALPGPGGHAAPWPGGHAMPGLSGHAAPGPGGHAAPGPGGHAGQWPGTHAASRLGGPVRPTATGPGSQLLQFSLTVSFPSPVEAEMAGQSLAPRVQPYQGAVQKELIVSGNILAIRLTAGDPGQLRISITSCLNQLSLLVQTMQHSVPLFFTKPRPGNRA is encoded by the exons ATGCAGGCCGCAGATCTGGGCGGGGGCGGCGTGGCCGGAGGTGCTGAAGGCCAGGGCGGCCCAGATGTCCCTGGCGGCCAGGAAGGCCCCGGTGGAGGTGGCGCGGGAGAGGCCGGTGCCGCCGCCGGTGGCGCCCCACCAGTCGAACGGGCCCCGCACGCCCCTGGGCCGGGCGGAGATGCCTTGCGCGGGTTGGGTGGGCACGCCTTGCCTGGGCCTGGTGGACACGCCGCGCCATGGCCGGGTGGACACGCCATGCCAGGCCTGAGTGGACACGCTGCCCCGGGACCCGGTGGACACGCCGCGCCGGGACCAGGTGGACACGCTGGGCAGTGGCCTGGTACACACGCTGCATCGAGGCTGGGCGGGCCCGTCAGGCCCACAGCCACAGGACCAGGGAGCCAGCTGCTCCAGTT CTCCCTCACCGTGTCTTTCCCGTCGCCCGTGGAGGCAGAGATGGCCGGCCAGTCCCTGGCCCCACGTGTCCAGCCCTACCAAGGGGCAGTTCAGAAGGAGCTCATAGTGTCCGGCAACATCCTAGCTAT CCGACTGACTGCAGGAGACCCTGGCCAACTCCGGATTTCCATCACCTCCTGTCTCAACCAGCTTTCTCTGTTGGTTCAGACCATGCAGCACTCTGTGCCCCTGTTTTTCACTAAGCCTAGACCAGGAAACCGGGCCTAA